Proteins encoded together in one Deinococcus radiopugnans ATCC 19172 window:
- a CDS encoding LptA/OstA family protein: MQRSGFARGLVTLALTVGAALPVWVLAQDAAPAQPPASPVAPATPAVPDQSAPPATETPTEEVEPGAETSSLELVRKSDTDGQERRIRIVRTGSSDETGIFALCSPQEADPEDAPTLAVFSETGPGGVRITIDKNVIRVPLAVVTQQQPKDGEDGSDGRVEASAGTARFLNPDEVPPDATDRLTRCEVQATPKPAPDTVFVTQGKTELKGQKLVYDETDGIARIEGPVTFRRANETDPLTGSSERIEVNVDEEKTTLVGNVVLNSEGGRVSRAGRVEYDDAANLARLIGTPEQPAVSVKGGDTLRAGMILYDLDRNEVYAVKAEGGTITGEFVEGDTPGGGATTAPATAPTARPLPPSTPSETSDPDTDPNASPLGPTGPALPPTP, encoded by the coding sequence ATGCAGCGCTCTGGATTCGCAAGGGGATTGGTCACGCTGGCCCTGACCGTGGGCGCGGCGCTGCCGGTGTGGGTGCTGGCGCAGGACGCCGCGCCGGCCCAGCCGCCCGCCTCGCCGGTGGCCCCAGCGACGCCAGCCGTGCCGGACCAGAGCGCCCCGCCCGCCACGGAGACGCCGACAGAAGAAGTCGAACCGGGCGCGGAGACCTCCAGCCTGGAACTGGTCCGCAAGAGCGACACCGACGGCCAGGAGCGGCGCATCCGCATCGTGCGGACGGGAAGCAGCGACGAGACGGGCATCTTCGCCCTGTGCAGCCCACAGGAGGCCGACCCGGAAGACGCGCCCACGCTGGCCGTCTTCAGCGAGACCGGGCCAGGCGGCGTGCGGATCACCATCGACAAGAACGTGATCCGCGTGCCGCTGGCGGTGGTCACGCAGCAGCAGCCTAAAGACGGCGAGGACGGCAGCGACGGACGGGTGGAGGCCAGCGCCGGGACCGCGCGCTTCCTGAACCCGGACGAGGTGCCGCCGGATGCCACAGACCGCCTGACCCGCTGTGAGGTTCAGGCCACCCCCAAACCCGCCCCCGACACCGTGTTTGTCACCCAGGGCAAGACCGAGTTGAAGGGTCAGAAACTGGTCTACGACGAGACGGACGGCATCGCCCGCATCGAGGGGCCAGTCACCTTCCGGCGGGCCAACGAGACGGACCCGCTGACCGGCAGCAGCGAGCGGATCGAGGTCAACGTGGACGAGGAGAAGACCACGCTGGTAGGCAACGTGGTCCTGAACAGCGAGGGCGGGCGCGTCAGCCGGGCCGGGCGGGTGGAGTACGACGACGCGGCGAACCTGGCCCGCCTGATCGGCACGCCCGAGCAGCCCGCCGTGAGCGTCAAGGGCGGCGACACCCTGCGCGCCGGGATGATCCTGTACGACCTCGACCGGAACGAGGTCTACGCGGTGAAGGCCGAGGGCGGCACCATCACCGGGGAATTCGTGGAAGGAGACACGCCGGGCGGCGGGGCCACCACCGCCCCGGCCACGGCGCCCACAGCGCGCCCACTGCCTCCCAGCACGCCTTCAGAGACGTCGGACCCGGACACTGACCCCAATGCCTCGCCGCTTGGGCCTACAGGCCCAGCCTTGCCACCGACGCCCTGA
- a CDS encoding lactate/malate family dehydrogenase — MKVGVVGAGLVGATAAYAMTLRNSCSDLVLVDQDGARARAEAQDIAHAAPISHGARVGSGDYAALEGSRVVIIAAGANQKPGESRTDLLDKNADIFRQVIPQVAAHAPGAVLLIATNPVDALTDLAVSLAPGHAVMGSGTVLDSARLRWLIAQHAGVDATNVHGYVLGEHGDSEVIAWSSMAVAGLPVADFMAARGLPWTPEICAEIETGTRDAAASIIGGKRATYYGIGAALARITERVLGDRRAVLTVSAPTPEYGVSLSLPRVVGAGGIEASVMPRLTDEEKAALERSAAALRASVARLGL, encoded by the coding sequence GTGAAAGTCGGCGTTGTCGGCGCGGGGCTGGTGGGGGCGACGGCCGCCTACGCCATGACCCTGCGCAATTCGTGCAGTGATCTGGTGCTGGTGGATCAGGACGGGGCCAGGGCGCGGGCCGAGGCCCAGGACATCGCCCACGCCGCCCCGATCAGCCACGGGGCGCGGGTGGGCAGCGGCGACTACGCGGCGCTGGAGGGCAGCCGGGTGGTCATCATCGCCGCCGGAGCCAACCAGAAGCCCGGCGAGAGCCGCACCGACTTGCTGGACAAGAACGCCGACATTTTCCGGCAAGTCATCCCGCAGGTGGCCGCGCACGCGCCCGGCGCGGTGCTGCTGATCGCCACCAACCCGGTGGACGCGCTGACCGATCTGGCGGTCTCTCTGGCCCCCGGACACGCGGTGATGGGGTCCGGCACGGTGCTGGACAGCGCCCGGCTGCGCTGGCTGATCGCGCAGCATGCCGGGGTGGACGCCACCAACGTCCATGGCTACGTGCTGGGCGAGCACGGCGACAGCGAGGTCATCGCCTGGAGCAGCATGGCGGTGGCCGGGCTGCCGGTGGCCGACTTCATGGCGGCGCGCGGCCTGCCGTGGACCCCGGAGATCTGCGCGGAGATCGAGACGGGCACGCGCGACGCCGCCGCGAGCATCATCGGTGGCAAGCGGGCCACCTACTACGGCATCGGCGCGGCGCTGGCGCGGATCACCGAGCGCGTGCTGGGGGACCGCCGCGCTGTGCTGACGGTCAGCGCCCCCACCCCCGAATACGGCGTCAGCCTCAGCCTGCCGCGCGTCGTGGGGGCGGGCGGCATCGAGGCCAGCGTGATGCCCCGCCTGACCGACGAAGAAAAAGCCGCACTGGAGCGCAGTGCGGCGGCGCTCAGGGCGTCGGTGGCAAGGCTGGGCCTGTAG
- a CDS encoding isoprenylcysteine carboxyl methyltransferase family protein produces MKARTLAPLLLAFLGVQRLLELRLARANERWAREHGAVEYGQEHYPLFFVLHPAWMVCTFLEGRASGRRVNWPALALFVLAQPLRYWVVLTLGRFWNTRILIVPGGQRVTGGPFRVLKHPNYAVVVLELLSAPLAVGAWRTAIVFSLLNAGLLRLIRIPAEERALAQYAAPAERT; encoded by the coding sequence ATGAAGGCCCGAACCCTTGCCCCCCTGCTGCTCGCCTTTCTGGGCGTTCAACGTCTGCTGGAACTGCGTCTGGCCCGTGCCAATGAGCGCTGGGCGCGTGAACACGGCGCGGTGGAATACGGGCAGGAGCATTACCCGCTGTTCTTCGTGCTGCATCCGGCGTGGATGGTCTGCACGTTTCTGGAAGGCCGCGCGTCCGGGCGGCGGGTCAACTGGCCCGCGCTGGCCCTGTTCGTGCTGGCGCAGCCACTCAGATACTGGGTGGTTCTCACTCTGGGCCGCTTCTGGAACACCCGCATCCTGATCGTGCCGGGGGGGCAGCGGGTCACGGGTGGCCCCTTCCGCGTCCTGAAGCATCCCAACTACGCGGTGGTGGTGCTGGAACTGCTCAGCGCGCCGCTGGCGGTGGGGGCGTGGCGCACGGCCATCGTCTTCTCGCTGCTGAACGCCGGGTTGCTGAGGCTGATCCGCATTCCGGCCGAGGAGCGGGCCTTGGCCCAGTACGCCGCCCCAGCTGAACGCACCTGA
- a CDS encoding histidine phosphatase family protein: MTSSTKPRTHKGRLAPFGFTPPDRRSATEFWVVRHGESTWNTEGRYQGQADVPLSHVGILQAASLAERLTGQHFDAVYTSDLRRAAQTAEAVAERLEGPPPVQGDPGLREIDVGELSGLVIADIRERHPDYLEALKADPWATRRPGGESMEDLYARSGAAFEALRARHPGGRVLVFTHGGVVRVAVGLALGGVPANAWARLSVTNTSITRVLLDENSGTLLGFNDDAHLEDLIEATEADDVLGQTQ; the protein is encoded by the coding sequence TTGACCTCCTCCACCAAACCCCGCACCCACAAGGGACGGCTGGCCCCCTTTGGCTTCACGCCGCCGGACCGCCGCAGCGCCACCGAATTCTGGGTGGTGCGCCACGGCGAGAGCACCTGGAACACCGAGGGCCGCTACCAGGGGCAGGCCGACGTGCCGCTGAGCCACGTCGGCATTCTCCAGGCCGCCAGCCTGGCCGAGCGCCTGACCGGGCAGCACTTCGACGCGGTGTACACCAGTGACCTGCGGCGCGCCGCCCAGACGGCCGAGGCGGTGGCCGAACGCCTGGAAGGACCGCCCCCCGTGCAGGGCGATCCCGGCCTGCGCGAGATCGACGTGGGCGAACTGTCGGGCCTGGTGATCGCGGACATCCGTGAGCGTCACCCCGACTATCTGGAAGCCCTCAAGGCCGATCCCTGGGCCACCCGGCGGCCCGGCGGCGAGAGCATGGAAGACCTGTACGCCCGCAGCGGCGCGGCCTTCGAGGCCCTGCGCGCCCGGCATCCGGGGGGGCGCGTGCTGGTGTTCACGCACGGCGGCGTGGTGCGCGTGGCGGTGGGGCTGGCGCTGGGCGGCGTCCCGGCCAACGCCTGGGCAAGATTGAGCGTCACCAACACCAGCATCACCCGCGTGCTGCTGGACGAGAACAGCGGCACGCTGCTGGGCTTCAACGACGACGCGCACCTGGAAGACCTGATCGAGGCCACCGAGGCCGACGACGTGCTGGGGCAGACGCAATGA
- the purM gene encoding phosphoribosylformylglycinamidine cyclo-ligase, translating into MTQTNRDAPAASAYERAGVSIDAGHRAVSLMKDAVARTHTPAVLGGLGGFGGLFSASAFAGLADPVLVASTDGVGTKTKVAVRLGQPGGLGADIVNHCVNDILVQGARPLFFLDYVAMGRLDPEAVAAVVTGAAGACKALGVALLGGETAEMPGVYVDGELDIVGTIVGVVDRPALVDGSRIEAGDAVIALPSAGLHTNGFSLARLALDGLDWHEERADLDGQTLAALLPVPHRAYVAAHDALKDAGVDVRGMAHITGGGLIDNPPRVFPPGVGMTIDTASWTVPPLFRLIVREAQVDRAEAFRALNMGVGFLFIVPAAEADAALSALRGAGEQPWVIGEMVAGEGVTLGGIDGAGADGGTG; encoded by the coding sequence ATGACTCAGACCAACAGGGACGCCCCAGCCGCGTCCGCCTACGAACGCGCCGGCGTCAGCATCGATGCCGGACACCGCGCCGTGTCCCTCATGAAAGACGCTGTGGCCCGCACCCACACCCCCGCCGTGCTGGGCGGCCTCGGCGGCTTCGGGGGCCTGTTCAGCGCCTCGGCCTTTGCGGGCCTCGCGGACCCGGTGCTGGTGGCCTCCACCGACGGCGTGGGCACCAAGACCAAGGTGGCCGTGCGCCTGGGGCAGCCCGGCGGCCTGGGCGCGGACATCGTCAACCACTGCGTCAACGACATTCTGGTGCAGGGCGCGCGCCCGCTGTTTTTTCTGGATTACGTGGCGATGGGTCGGCTGGACCCCGAAGCGGTGGCTGCCGTGGTCACCGGGGCGGCGGGGGCCTGCAAGGCGCTGGGCGTGGCCCTGCTGGGCGGCGAGACCGCCGAGATGCCCGGCGTCTACGTGGACGGCGAACTGGACATCGTGGGCACGATTGTCGGGGTGGTGGACCGCCCGGCACTGGTGGACGGCTCGCGCATCGAGGCTGGCGACGCCGTGATCGCCCTGCCCAGCGCCGGGCTGCACACCAACGGCTTCTCGCTGGCGCGGCTGGCGCTGGACGGGCTGGACTGGCACGAGGAACGCGCCGATCTGGACGGGCAGACCCTGGCCGCCCTGCTGCCGGTCCCGCACCGCGCCTACGTGGCGGCCCACGACGCCCTGAAAGATGCCGGCGTGGACGTGCGCGGCATGGCCCACATCACCGGCGGCGGCCTGATCGACAACCCGCCGCGCGTGTTTCCGCCGGGGGTGGGCATGACCATCGACACCGCGTCGTGGACCGTGCCGCCGCTGTTCCGGCTGATCGTGCGGGAAGCGCAGGTGGACCGCGCCGAGGCCTTCCGCGCCCTGAACATGGGCGTGGGGTTCCTGTTCATCGTGCCTGCGGCCGAGGCGGACGCCGCCCTGTCGGCCCTGCGCGGCGCGGGCGAGCAGCCCTGGGTCATTGGGGAGATGGTGGCCGGGGAGGGCGTGACCCTTGGCGGCATTGATGGTGCGGGCGCTGACGGGGGGACCGGTTGA
- a CDS encoding MFS transporter — protein MQVRASTPTPLIQHGTAIALAVTAGHFINDAYGAMLTPLMPALQSKYGVSIAAVTLLSSVYSLTSSVMQPLLGIVGESLDRRYAAALGPLMTGLGLTMMGFVPLFGALILLVAVAGFGSGFFHPAGSAYVAHNSPPNKRGLWASIFSAGGTAGMALGPVFAGVGLTHLPWFALIGVVFAALTFAVTPSGTQKARKFKLREYAQIFRGPMQWLWGMAVLRSLASMGYNTMLPFMLFARGFGQREVGITLAIYAIASAIGGIVGGRLSDRYGRTPVLRAAILTTIPFFAVLILSHPGQWWFYPLTFMVGAAVNASIPVGVVTAQEYAPQHVAVASSIMMGFSWGFAGLLIFLVGLLADATTPTTAALVSISLLIPSAVIAYRLPEPEKADFS, from the coding sequence ATGCAGGTCCGTGCCAGCACCCCGACTCCCCTGATCCAGCACGGCACGGCCATTGCCCTGGCCGTCACGGCAGGCCACTTCATCAACGACGCCTACGGCGCGATGCTCACGCCGCTGATGCCCGCGCTGCAGAGCAAGTACGGCGTGAGCATCGCCGCCGTGACCCTGCTGTCCAGCGTCTACAGCCTGACCAGCAGCGTGATGCAGCCGCTGCTGGGCATCGTGGGCGAGAGCCTGGACCGCCGCTACGCCGCCGCGCTGGGGCCGCTGATGACGGGCCTGGGCCTGACCATGATGGGCTTCGTGCCGCTGTTCGGGGCGCTGATCCTGCTGGTGGCGGTGGCCGGCTTCGGCAGCGGCTTCTTTCATCCGGCGGGGTCCGCCTACGTGGCCCACAACAGCCCGCCGAACAAGCGAGGGTTGTGGGCCAGCATCTTCAGCGCGGGCGGCACGGCGGGCATGGCGCTGGGACCGGTCTTCGCGGGGGTGGGCCTGACGCACCTGCCGTGGTTCGCGCTGATCGGGGTGGTGTTCGCGGCCCTTACCTTCGCGGTTACGCCGTCCGGCACGCAGAAGGCCCGGAAATTCAAACTGCGCGAGTACGCCCAGATTTTCCGGGGGCCGATGCAGTGGCTGTGGGGCATGGCGGTGCTGCGCTCGCTGGCCAGCATGGGCTACAACACCATGCTGCCGTTCATGCTGTTTGCGCGCGGTTTCGGTCAGCGCGAGGTGGGCATCACCCTGGCCATCTACGCCATCGCCAGCGCCATCGGCGGCATTGTGGGCGGACGGCTGAGTGACCGCTACGGGCGCACCCCGGTGCTGCGCGCCGCCATCCTGACCACCATTCCGTTCTTCGCCGTGCTGATCCTGTCGCATCCCGGCCAGTGGTGGTTCTACCCGCTGACCTTCATGGTGGGCGCGGCAGTCAACGCCAGCATCCCGGTGGGCGTGGTCACCGCGCAGGAATATGCCCCGCAGCACGTGGCCGTGGCCAGCAGCATCATGATGGGCTTTTCCTGGGGTTTTGCGGGCCTGCTGATCTTCCTGGTGGGCCTGCTGGCCGACGCCACCACCCCCACCACGGCGGCGCTGGTCAGCATCAGCCTGCTGATTCCCAGCGCCGTGATCGCCTACCGCCTGCCGGAGCCGGAGAAAGCAGACTTCAGCTGA
- a CDS encoding universal stress protein, which translates to MTQTEPTPIGFAKIAVGVDFSPSSQHALAVARARFPGAQIRLLHVTDARVTTSPDLMGGVTPAVFDAGLLSSLEDADAQRLAAIMQGSEETEQLVGDPVTGIVEAAARWGADLIVVGTHAQGALEHFFIGSSAEKIVGRSPIPVLTVRLPDRRA; encoded by the coding sequence ATGACCCAGACTGAACCGACACCAATTGGTTTTGCCAAGATCGCCGTGGGCGTGGACTTCTCGCCCTCCAGCCAGCATGCGCTGGCGGTGGCCCGCGCCCGCTTTCCCGGCGCGCAGATCCGGCTGCTGCACGTCACCGACGCCCGCGTGACCACCTCGCCGGACCTGATGGGCGGCGTGACCCCGGCGGTGTTCGACGCGGGGCTGCTCAGTTCCCTGGAGGACGCCGACGCCCAGCGGCTGGCCGCGATCATGCAGGGCAGTGAGGAAACCGAGCAACTGGTGGGCGATCCGGTGACCGGCATCGTGGAGGCCGCCGCCCGCTGGGGCGCGGACCTGATCGTGGTCGGCACGCACGCGCAGGGCGCGCTGGAGCATTTCTTCATCGGCAGCAGCGCCGAGAAGATCGTGGGCCGCAGCCCCATCCCGGTGCTGACCGTGCGTCTGCCGGATCGCCGCGCTTGA
- a CDS encoding LptA/OstA family protein: MKNVQKFTLFALLGASLAFAQADTSKRLITIQGGPRGDLRNGPLTYSGNPVKATVSTLNIQASQAVLAAPQGTPLIEAKGKRTANFTGNVQVERGRLSASGTALAYSEATGQGVLSGNPSATFVPEDKEDGDKVNINASQMSLDVDNNISTSTGNVRLTNGNQTGRADKLIFDEDKELAQMTGSPSLTRAAKANQKELTITGQEVRALTKTKTLYVSGGVKLVQGTQTTTGNAVYYDDRKNVAYVVGNAVSVDSKSKVTVRAPASGYLEQRTDLGRVRALNSAYKIPVEQFKLSGEK, from the coding sequence ATGAAAAACGTCCAGAAATTCACCCTTTTTGCCCTGCTGGGCGCTTCTCTCGCTTTCGCCCAGGCCGACACCAGCAAGCGCCTGATTACCATTCAGGGCGGCCCCCGAGGCGACCTGCGCAATGGCCCACTGACCTACAGCGGCAACCCGGTCAAGGCGACGGTCAGTACCCTCAATATTCAGGCCTCGCAAGCTGTGCTGGCTGCGCCCCAGGGCACCCCGCTGATCGAGGCCAAAGGCAAGCGCACCGCCAACTTCACCGGCAACGTGCAGGTGGAACGTGGCCGCCTGAGCGCCTCGGGCACCGCCCTGGCCTACAGCGAGGCCACCGGGCAGGGCGTTCTGAGCGGCAACCCCAGCGCCACCTTCGTCCCCGAGGACAAGGAGGACGGCGACAAGGTGAACATCAACGCCTCGCAGATGAGCCTGGACGTGGACAACAACATCTCCACCAGCACCGGCAACGTGCGCCTGACCAACGGCAACCAGACCGGCCGGGCCGACAAGCTGATCTTCGACGAGGACAAGGAGCTGGCCCAGATGACCGGCTCGCCCAGCCTGACCCGCGCCGCCAAGGCCAATCAGAAGGAACTGACCATCACCGGGCAGGAGGTCCGGGCGCTGACCAAGACCAAGACACTGTACGTGTCGGGCGGCGTCAAGCTGGTCCAGGGCACCCAGACCACCACCGGCAACGCGGTCTACTACGACGACCGCAAGAACGTGGCCTACGTGGTGGGCAACGCGGTCAGCGTGGACAGCAAGAGCAAGGTCACGGTGCGCGCCCCGGCCAGCGGCTACCTGGAACAGCGCACCGATCTGGGCCGCGTGCGCGCGCTGAACTCGGCGTACAAGATTCCAGTCGAGCAGTTCAAGCTGAGCGGCGAGAAGTAA
- a CDS encoding glycoside hydrolase family 13 protein encodes MTAVQNAPHTHPQPAHPTTPEWVKDAVFYQIFPDRFARSGRVNGLNLQPWGDTPEFNRYMGGDLWGVIERLDHIQSLGVNAIYFCPVFQSASNHRYHTHDYFQVDPMLGGNAALRALIDEAHGRGMRVVLDGVFNHSSRGFFQFNDLLEQGQDSAYRDWFHPEGWPLHAYNDEKPAGYAAWWGNRALPKFNTDNPAVRDFLWEVAEYWTRFGIDGWRLDVPNEIDDDSFWQEFRRRVKAVNADAYIVGEIWGDAHRWLRGDQFDAVMNYHFTRPCLAFFGARTLDHPMNERSGTGRVDPVDAPAFAARMTEVARMYHPEIVAAQLNLLDSHDTARFITAVGGDATAYRLATIFQMTYPGAPCIYYGDEIGLPGGPDPDCRRAFPWNDSEWDIDTLELTRKLTAARHASRPLQRGDFEVLHAEGESLLYARCHEGRCAYVALNCAQEPARVPLRGVEAGRYRDVLSGQTYELTEGAELEIAARGGVVLVWAGQG; translated from the coding sequence ATGACCGCCGTGCAGAACGCCCCCCACACCCACCCCCAGCCCGCCCACCCCACCACCCCCGAATGGGTGAAAGACGCCGTGTTCTACCAGATCTTTCCGGACCGCTTTGCCCGCAGCGGACGCGTGAACGGCCTGAACCTGCAGCCGTGGGGCGACACCCCGGAATTCAACCGTTACATGGGCGGCGACCTGTGGGGCGTCATCGAGCGGCTGGACCACATCCAGAGCCTGGGCGTGAATGCCATCTATTTTTGCCCGGTGTTCCAGTCGGCCAGCAACCACCGCTACCACACCCACGACTACTTTCAGGTGGACCCCATGCTGGGCGGCAACGCGGCGCTGCGGGCGCTGATCGACGAGGCCCACGGGCGCGGCATGCGGGTGGTGCTGGACGGCGTGTTCAACCACAGCAGCCGGGGGTTTTTCCAGTTCAACGACCTCTTGGAACAGGGTCAGGACAGCGCCTACCGCGACTGGTTCCACCCCGAAGGCTGGCCGCTGCACGCCTACAACGATGAAAAACCTGCCGGCTACGCCGCGTGGTGGGGCAACCGGGCACTGCCCAAGTTCAACACCGACAATCCCGCCGTGCGCGACTTTCTGTGGGAGGTGGCCGAGTACTGGACCCGCTTCGGCATCGACGGCTGGCGGCTGGACGTGCCCAACGAGATCGACGACGATTCTTTCTGGCAGGAGTTCCGCCGCCGCGTCAAGGCGGTCAACGCCGACGCCTACATCGTCGGTGAGATCTGGGGCGACGCCCACCGCTGGCTGCGCGGCGATCAGTTCGACGCCGTGATGAACTACCACTTCACCCGCCCCTGCCTGGCCTTTTTCGGCGCCCGCACGCTGGACCACCCCATGAACGAGCGCAGCGGCACCGGCCGCGTGGACCCGGTGGACGCCCCGGCCTTCGCCGCCCGCATGACCGAGGTGGCCCGCATGTACCACCCGGAAATCGTGGCCGCCCAGCTGAACCTGCTGGACTCGCACGACACGGCCCGCTTCATCACGGCGGTGGGCGGCGACGCCACGGCTTACCGCCTCGCCACCATCTTCCAGATGACCTACCCCGGCGCGCCGTGCATCTACTACGGCGACGAGATCGGCCTGCCCGGCGGCCCCGATCCCGATTGCCGCCGGGCCTTCCCCTGGAATGATTCAGAGTGGGACATCGACACGCTGGAGCTGACGCGCAAGCTGACGGCGGCCCGCCACGCCAGCCGCCCGCTGCAACGCGGGGATTTCGAGGTGCTGCACGCCGAGGGCGAGTCGCTGCTGTATGCCCGCTGCCATGAGGGGCGCTGCGCCTACGTGGCCCTGAACTGCGCCCAGGAACCGGCCCGCGTCCCCCTGCGCGGCGTGGAGGCGGGGCGGTACCGCGACGTGCTGAGCGGCCAGACCTACGAGCTGACCGAGGGTGCGGAGCTGGAAATCGCGGCGCGGGGCGGCGTGGTGCTGGTGTGGGCCGGGCAGGGCTAA
- a CDS encoding CCA tRNA nucleotidyltransferase has product MFRRRPPLPPFPPGGLLVGGAARDWLRGAPPKDYDWAVPDPAAAARAMAESLGGSAFPLDEKRGYWRVHLDGEAHHDFVPLPADLNDDLLRRDFTVNALAVTEAKKILDPAGGQADLRARRLRMVSAANLRADPLRAWRAVRLEVTLGFRLEPETERVVREVAAALANSTLRMPAAERIRDEVHALLLHPDAAHGLKRLEDLGLLALTLPELREGIGLQQGGFHHLDVFEHGLEALHQLLARLPDAPLPLRWAALLHDVGKPRSHTVDAETGRTHFYGHDKLGAALTTQMLTRLKLPADDIRHIARLVEAHMVPLPAGDKEARRFVHRRRDLLPDLLWVMLADREAARGPSSSEASRHAYAVAMGRVLEALEDRPAPPPPLLTGGDVMALLHLPPGPRVGEVLRALNEAVALDEIRNKEDARAFVLRLSERASLR; this is encoded by the coding sequence ATGTTCCGCCGCCGCCCTCCCCTGCCTCCCTTTCCGCCCGGCGGCCTGCTGGTGGGCGGCGCGGCGCGTGACTGGCTGCGCGGCGCACCGCCGAAAGATTACGACTGGGCGGTGCCGGACCCCGCCGCGGCGGCGCGGGCGATGGCGGAGTCGCTGGGCGGCTCGGCCTTCCCGCTGGACGAGAAACGCGGCTACTGGCGGGTGCATCTGGACGGCGAGGCCCATCACGACTTCGTGCCGCTGCCGGCGGACCTCAACGACGATCTGCTGCGGCGGGATTTCACCGTGAACGCGCTGGCCGTCACCGAAGCAAAGAAGATTCTGGATCCGGCTGGCGGGCAGGCCGATCTGAGGGCGCGGCGGCTGCGGATGGTCAGCGCGGCCAACCTGCGGGCCGATCCGCTGCGGGCATGGCGGGCGGTGCGGCTGGAGGTCACGCTGGGGTTTCGCTTGGAGCCGGAGACGGAAAGGGTGGTGCGCGAGGTGGCGGCGGCACTGGCGAACAGCACGCTGCGGATGCCTGCCGCCGAGCGCATCCGGGACGAAGTGCACGCCCTGCTCCTGCACCCGGACGCCGCGCACGGCTTGAAACGCCTCGAAGACCTGGGCCTGCTGGCCCTGACCCTGCCCGAACTGCGCGAGGGGATTGGCCTCCAGCAGGGCGGTTTCCACCATCTGGACGTGTTCGAGCATGGACTGGAGGCGCTGCATCAACTTCTGGCCCGGCTGCCGGACGCGCCGCTGCCGCTGCGCTGGGCCGCCCTGCTGCACGACGTGGGCAAACCGCGCTCCCACACGGTAGACGCCGAGACGGGGCGCACCCACTTCTACGGCCACGACAAGCTGGGCGCGGCGCTGACCACCCAGATGCTGACCCGCCTGAAACTGCCCGCAGACGACATCCGGCACATCGCCCGACTGGTGGAGGCCCATATGGTGCCGCTGCCCGCCGGGGACAAGGAAGCCCGCCGCTTCGTCCACCGCCGCCGCGACCTGCTGCCGGACCTGCTGTGGGTGATGCTGGCGGACCGCGAGGCCGCGCGTGGCCCAAGCAGTTCCGAGGCCAGCCGCCACGCCTACGCCGTCGCCATGGGGCGCGTGCTGGAGGCGCTGGAGGACCGGCCCGCTCCGCCCCCTCCCCTGCTGACCGGGGGGGACGTGATGGCGCTGCTGCACCTCCCGCCCGGCCCGCGCGTGGGCGAAGTGCTGCGGGCGCTGAACGAGGCGGTGGCGCTGGACGAGATCCGGAACAAGGAGGACGCGCGGGCCTTTGTGCTGCGGCTGAGCGAGCGGGCCAGCCTCCGCTGA
- the meaB gene encoding methylmalonyl Co-A mutase-associated GTPase MeaB, protein MTAPAPDLAARYQAGDLRALARAVTLAEAGLPAARPLLKIARSGGIRSVVLGITGSPGSGKSTLTDALIAELRAQGKRVAVLAVDPSSPYSGGAILGDRIRMLRHHADSGVFVRSLASRGALGGLSARTMAVLALLEGGGFDWIILETVGVGQSEVDVAAACDHTLLVVTPAGGDGVQAFKAGIMEIADVIAVNKADLPGSSRTVRELTSAQALGWHDEHTWLAPVRKTIASQGEGVGSVIEAVLKHRAHLGEAGLQERRRLRAEFEVRSLVQERLLRRARDAGGDLYARVAKGELDAEAAADELLGGS, encoded by the coding sequence ATGACCGCCCCCGCCCCGGACCTCGCCGCCCGCTACCAGGCCGGAGACCTGCGGGCGCTGGCAAGAGCGGTCACGCTGGCCGAGGCGGGGTTGCCCGCCGCGCGGCCCCTGCTCAAGATCGCCCGTTCGGGTGGAATTCGCTCGGTGGTGCTGGGCATCACCGGCAGCCCCGGCAGCGGCAAGAGCACCCTGACCGACGCCCTGATTGCGGAACTGCGGGCGCAGGGCAAACGGGTGGCGGTGCTGGCGGTGGACCCCAGCAGCCCGTATTCCGGCGGGGCGATTCTGGGCGACCGCATCCGCATGTTGCGCCACCACGCCGATTCCGGGGTGTTTGTGCGCTCGCTGGCCAGCCGGGGCGCGCTGGGCGGCCTGTCGGCCCGCACGATGGCGGTGCTGGCGCTGCTGGAGGGCGGCGGCTTCGACTGGATCATCCTCGAGACCGTGGGTGTGGGCCAGTCGGAGGTGGACGTGGCCGCCGCGTGTGACCACACCCTGCTGGTGGTCACGCCGGCCGGGGGCGACGGCGTGCAGGCGTTCAAGGCCGGCATCATGGAAATTGCGGACGTGATCGCCGTGAACAAGGCGGACCTGCCCGGCTCGTCGCGGACCGTGCGCGAGCTGACCTCGGCGCAGGCGCTGGGCTGGCACGACGAGCACACCTGGCTGGCCCCGGTGCGCAAGACCATCGCCTCGCAGGGCGAGGGGGTGGGCAGCGTGATCGAGGCCGTGCTGAAACACCGCGCCCATCTGGGCGAGGCGGGGTTGCAGGAACGCCGCCGCCTGCGCGCCGAGTTCGAGGTGCGCTCGCTGGTGCAGGAGCGCCTGCTGCGCCGCGCCCGCGACGCTGGCGGTGACCTTTACGCCCGCGTGGCGAAGGGCGAGCTGGACGCTGAGGCGGCGGCGGACGAGCTGCTCGGCGGTTCTTGA